Proteins from one Erpetoichthys calabaricus chromosome 11, fErpCal1.3, whole genome shotgun sequence genomic window:
- the ssr4 gene encoding translocon-associated protein subunit delta: MAKLIVLGAVVFVLLSICNAETCTDPDFTSSYYTTSDAVISSETAFIVEISLTCKNGAQNVALYADVNGKQFPVTRGQDVGRYQVSWSVEHKNARSGSYEVKFFDEESYSVLRKAQRNNEDLSTIKPLFTVNVDHRGAWSGPWISTEVIAAAIGITVYYLAFTAKSTIQA, from the exons ATGGCGAAATTAATCGTATTGGGTGCTGTTGTCTTTGTCCTTCTGagtatttgcaatg CCGAGACCTGCACAGACCCCGACTTCACATCTTCTTATTACACAACCTCCGATGCGGTGATATCCTCAGAGACAGCTTTCATTGTGGAAATATCTCTCACGTGTAAGAATGGGGCCCAG AATGTGGCATTGTATGCAGATGTTAATGGAAAACAGTTCCCAGTCACTCGTGGCCAAGATGTTGGTCGCTATCAG gtCTCCTGGAGTGTGGAACACAAAAATGCTCGTTCAGGGTCATATGAAGTAAAGTTCTTTGATGAAGAGTCATACAGTGTCTTGCGCAAG GCACAGAGAAACAATGAGGATCTTTCTACTATCAAACCACTCTTCACTGTTAACGTTGATCATCGA GGTGCGTGGAGTGGACCCTGGATCTCTACTGAAGTCATTGCAGCAGCAATTGGAATTACTGTTTATTATCTAGCATTTACTGCAAAAAGTACCATCCAAGCATAG